In Argiope bruennichi chromosome X1, qqArgBrue1.1, whole genome shotgun sequence, a single window of DNA contains:
- the LOC129959248 gene encoding trissin receptor-like, translating into MKEYLLNCSHTFTNSTVAADYIFNRLDVQICLILAYTFVFCCCFFGNLLVMIVVILHRRMRTITNFFLVNLAVADLCVGLFCVYQNLSFYLTSHWAFGNFLCKMYHFVHSLSYTASIAILIVISVERYVAIVHPMLSKQVMTSRRLRIVSVTVWLVSAAYCSPRLIMYGTAEVPSINGNMETICILKRSFYDSKTYDLVNFIVCFVIPLIIISVLYSIICLRLWRSNQVSKHYGNTTFTARATLASRSRARSSSHPDNLHSMSSRNSYEMQDLGQSRTLNGRNFRASDIIVHDGQYTMTLKRPRCPSTELHPTSTCRSGTKNHVLQSRRKVIRLLVSVVLTFAFCNLPFHARKLWQNWSPDYDGTSANSSIFTIVTTLILYMNSGINPLLYAILSENFRASMLDIIMCNMNRMRRNRAATRSMIRNDGNSLTVRSISISQDDNDRNPGHELA; encoded by the exons GAAACCTGCTGGTTATGATTGTGGTCATCTTGCATCGCCGAATGCGGACCATCACCAACTTCTTCCTGGTCAACCTGGCCGTTGCTGACTTGTGTGTTGGATTGTTCTGCGTTTATCAGAACCTGTCCTTCTACTTGACCAGCCACTGGGCTTTCGGCAATTTTTTATGCAAGATGTATCATTTCGTGCACAGCTTGAGCTATACTGCTTCCATCGCTATACTGATTGTAATTTCGGTGGAACGCTACGTTGCCATTGTCCACCCTATGCTGAGTAAGCAG gtGATGACAAGTCGTCGTCTGCGAATTGTGAGCGTAACAGTTTGGCTGGTGAGTGCCGCTTACTGTAGTCCTCGACTGATCATGTACGGCACTGCTGAGGTACCTTCGATTAATGGAAACATGGAAACCATCTGCATTTTGAAGCGCTCCTTCTATGATTCTAAGACATACGATCTTGTCAACTTCATTGTATGTTTTGTGATCCCTCTCATTATCATTTCTGTTTTGTATTCTATTATCTGTCTCCGTTTATGGCGAAGTAATCAGGTTTCTAAGCATTATGGTAACACTACCTTCACTGCTCGTGCTACTCTTGCTTCAAGGTCAAGGGCCCGTTCCTCTAGCCACCCAGATAATTTGCACAGTATGTCTTCAAGGAATTCTTATGAAATGCAGGATCTCGGACAATCGCGCACTCTGAATGGTCGGAACTTCCGAGCTTCAGATATTATAGTACATGATGGGCAGTACACCATGACCCTTAAAAGACCAAGATGCCCGAGCACCGAATTACATCCGACTTCAACCTGTCGCAGTGGCACTAAAAATCATGTTCTCCAGTCTCGCCGAAAAGTCATTCGTTTGCTCGTATCTGTTGTCTTGACCTTTGCTTTCTGCAATTTGCCCTTTCATGCCAGAAAGTTGTGGCAGAATTGGTCACCTGATTATGATGGCACCAGTGCCAATTCTTCGATCTTCACTATTGTGACCACTTTGATTCTGTACATGAATTCTGGCATCAATCCTCTCCTGTATGCTATTTTGTCGGAGAATTTCCGCGCCTCGATGTTGGATATTATCATGTGCAACATGAATCGAATGCGCAGAAATCGGGCAGCTACCCGCTCAATGATCCGAAATGATGGGAATTCGCTTACTGTACGTAGCATCAGCATTTCCCAAGATGATAATGATAGAAACCCAGGTCACGAGTTGGCTTAA